In Lodderomyces elongisporus chromosome 1, complete sequence, a genomic segment contains:
- the JHD1 gene encoding JmjC domain-containing histone demethylation protein 1 → MMKATDTCPICTDRDSEKVLWIQCSECKQWFHTQCLKLKEYEVSSIVAYHCRDCSRLKGPSILKRQSKRTRVSVDYVALNEGQTIALDKKSHHHLHSFLELKSVPNIEISSTLTKGFALKMGMERPILIPKAQLDIVGMKLPLDRNKITIDYITECCGANTPVEVMDVISQQGVSPSWKLAQWQEYFNTAQEYRDRIRNVISLEISSVQNLGTSFTRPQMVRDLDLVDKVWDPKDEQERSKVTKYCLMSVKDCFTDFHIDFGGTSVYYYVLKGCKTFLFYPPTDDNLALYTLWCMEPKQNIIWFPEYSKVVNKRKVHPLGGFKVTLQPGDLFIIPSGWIHCVHTPQDSIVFGGNFLTLRDMKMQLKIYDIERVTKVPNKFRFPMFNKVIWLSAWYYSQHKEEMLKDVADDKVLAIEIVDLWIKHLNDHYNLSLSNQVAKRSIPGSIKKPLLFIEDLRKWKESI, encoded by the coding sequence ATGATGAAAGCTACAGACACATGTCCCATTTGTACCGATAGAGATTCGGAGAAGGTTCTTTGGATCCAATGTTCAGAATGCAAACAGTGGTTTCACACGCAATGCTTGAAGCTAAAAGAGTATGAAGTGCTGTCTATCGTAGCCTACCATTGTCGTGATTGCAGTCGACTAAAAGGGCCATCGATTTTGAAACGACAGTCCAAGAGAACAAGAGTTTCGGTCGACTATGTGGCACTCAATGAAGGTCAGACTATTGCGCTTGATAAAAAGAGCCATCACCACTTGCATAGTTTTTTGGAATTGAAAAGCGTGCCCAATATAGAGATAAGTTCCACACTAACAAAGGGATTTGCATTGAAAATGGGAATGGAAAGACCGATTCTTATCCCAAAAGCTCAATTGGATATTGTTGGAATGAAACTTCCTTTGGATCGAAATAAAATTACAATTGATTATATTACTGAATGCTGTGGTGCAAATACCCCTGTTGAGGTAATGGATGTGATTTCACAACAAGGAGTTTCTCCCTCTTGGAAGTTGGCCCAATGGCAGGAATATTTCAATACAGCGCAAGAATATCGAGACCGAATACGGAACGTGATATCGTTGGAGATTTCAAGTGTTCAAAACTTGGGCACGTCGTTTACTCGGCCCCAAATGGTGCGCGACTTGGATTTAGTGGACAAAGTATGGGACCCCAAGGATGAGCAAGAACGGAGCAAAGTGACCAAATATTGTTTAATGTCGGTAAAGGATTGTTTTACTGATTTTCACATTGACTTTGGCGGTACATCAGTTTATTACTATGTTTTGAAAGGGTGCAAgacatttcttttttatcctCCAACAGATGATAATCTTGCTCTTTACACTTTGTGGTGTATGGAACCAAAACAGAACATTATTTGGTTCCCAGAGTATAGCAAAGTTGTCAATAAACGAAAAGTTCATCCGCTAGGCGGTTTCAAAGTCACTTTGCAACCCGGTGACTTGTTCATTATCCCAAGCGGTTGGATTCATTGTGTTCATACCCCGCAAGACTCGATAGTCTTTGGAGGCAATTTCCTCACACTAAGGGATATGAAAATGCAGCTCAAGATATATGATATTGAGCGTGTTACTAAAGTGCCCAATAAGTTTAGATTCCCCATGTTCAACAAAGTCATATGGTTGAGTGCATGGTACTATTCCCAGCACAAGGAAGAGATGCTCAAAGATGTTGCAGATGATAAGGTGCTTGCGATTGAAATAGTGGATCTATGGATCAAACATCTTAACGACCACTACAATTTGAGTTTGTCAAACCAAGTGGCGAAACGAAGCATTCCTGGTAGTATCAAAAAGCCATTGCTCTTTATAGAGGACTTGCGGAAATGGAAGGaaagtatataa
- the ARG1 gene encoding argininosuccinate synthetase (BUSCO:EOG09262A8G), whose product MSKGKVLLSYSGGLDTSVIAAWLIEQDYEVIAFLANIGQEEDFEKAEKKALAIGCSKFILADVRKEFVEKVCYPAIQTNAIYENTYLLGTSLARPVIAQALMKVAEENGCFAVSHGCTGKGNDQVRFELSFYALKPDVVVIAPWRDPKFFNRFAGRKDLLDYAASKNIPVEQTKAKPWSTDENLAHISFEAGILEDPNTTPPKDMWKLTVDPTDAPDKPESFSVVFEKGLPVKLILDDQKKTITDPVELFTEANALARRNGVGRIDIVENRFIGIKSRGCYETPGLTILRLAHIDLEGLTLDREVRAIRDQFVTPTWAKILYNGMYFTPEGEYVRSMIQPSQNTVNGTVRAACYKGSVTILGRSSETEKLYDETESSMDELTGFSPEDTSGFIAVQAIRIKKYGEAAREKGKPLEL is encoded by the exons ATgtcaaaaggaaaag TTTTACTTAGTTACTCAGGTGGTTTGGATACATCCGTCATTGCAGCTTGGTTGATCGAGCAAGATTACGAAGTTATTGCGTTCTTAGCCAACATTGgtcaagaagaagacttCGAAAAGGCTGAAAAGAAGGCACTTGCGATTGGATGCTCAAAATTCATTTTGGCAGATGTTCGTAAAgagtttgttgaaaaagtgTGCTACCCAGCCATTCAAACAAATGCCATCTACGAAAATACCTACCTTTTGGGTACTTCCTTGGCCAGACCAGTCATTGCACAAGCACTTATGAAAGTTGCCGAGGAGAATGGCTGTTTTGCTGTGAGTCACGGTTGTACCGGTAAAGGTAATGACCAAGTCAGATTCGAATTGAGTTTCTACGCCTTAAAGCCAgacgttgttgttattgccCCATGGAGAGACCctaaatttttcaacagATTTGCCGGAAGAAAAGATCTTTTGGACTATGCAGCTTCCAAAAACATTCCAGTGGAACAAACCAAGGCCAAGCCATGGTCCACTGACGAAAACTTGGCACACATTTCGTTTGAGGCAGGTATCTTGGAAGACCCAAACACCACCCCACCAAAGGATATGTGGAAATTGACTGTTGACCCAACCGATGCTCCAGACAAGCCAGAGTCTTTCTCTGTTGTGTTTGAAAAAGGTTTACCAGTCAAATTGATTTTGGATGACCAGAAAAAGACAATCACCGACCCTGTCGAGTTATTTACCGAGGCAAATGCCTTGGCTAGAAGAAACGGTGTTGGTAGAATCGACATTGTTGAAAACAGATTTATCGGTATCAAATCTAGAGGATGTTACGAAACTCCAGGTTTGACCATCTTGAGACTTGCACACATTGACTTGGAAGGTTTGACTTTGGACCGTGAAGTTAGAGCCATTAGAGACCAATTTGTTACTCCAACATGGGCCAAGATCTTGTACAATGGTATGTACTTTACTCCAGAAGGTGAATACGTTAGATCAATGATCCAACCATCACAAAACACCGTTAACGGTACCGTCAGAGCTGCTTGTTACAAAGGATCGGTGACAATTTTGGGAAGATCTTCCGAAACCGAAAAATTGTACGACGAAACAGAATCTTCTATGGATGAATTGACTGGATTCTCACCAGAAGATACCTCGGGATTCATTGCAGTGCAAGCCATTAGAATTAAAAAGTATGGTGAAGCTGCTAGAGAAAAAGGTAAGCCATTGGAACTTTAA